One genomic segment of Heptranchias perlo isolate sHepPer1 chromosome 3, sHepPer1.hap1, whole genome shotgun sequence includes these proteins:
- the LOC137308913 gene encoding probable G-protein coupled receptor 139, producing the protein MGRNLRTIDWNVTTMGRNLRTIERNNPFWLFQYLYSHYDSFSLEDRMYFALACIQVIYYPPLAAVGVSVNLLTIVILSRGKCGLSKCVTRYLVAMAAADLLVVIFDLILRQIPIVYQGQFRFLWSIPVCNIHAVLLFAATDCSVWFTVTFTFDRFVAICCQNLKTKYCTERTAAVVLGTVSVVICLKNITCFFMFTGRYLLYNKPWFCAVPVLVMFSRVWAVIELLHYILTPGIPFVLILLLNVFTVRYILVASRARRRLRGHSSGESPRDPEMESRRKSIILLFVISGNFILFWALFMVYSIWYRMWVLGFYSVILPRFLLELGFMLQLMSCCTSTCIWRGRANSQLSWCT; encoded by the exons atgggtcggaatctgagaacaatagattggaatgttacaacaatgggtcggaatctgagaacaatagagaGGAACAATCCATTCTGGTTGTTTCAATATCTTTATTCACATTATGATTCATTCTCATTAGAGGATCGGATGTATTTTGCCCTTGCCTGTATACAAGTGATTTACTATCCTCCCCTCGCTGCTGTCGGTGTCTCTG ttaacttattgACGATAGTGATCctatctcggggaaagtgcggtctctccaaatgtgtcactcgttacctggtggcgatggcagcggcggatctactggtcgttatcttcGATCTGATACTCAGGCAGATTCCCATTGTCTATCAGGGTCAGTTTCGTTTCCTGTGGTccatccccgtgtgtaatatccacgccgtcctgcttttcgcagccacagactgttccgtctggttcaccgtcactttcaccttcgatcgatttgtggccatttgttgccagaatctgaaaactaaatattgcaccgagagaacggcggctgtggttctgggaacagtgagtgtggtgATCTGTTTAAAGAACATCACCTGCTTCTTTATGTTCACGGGTCGGTATTTGCTTTACAACAAACCGTGGTtttgtgctgtacctgtccttgtTATGTTTTCACGTGTGTGGGCAGtcatcgaactccttcattatatcctcaccccggggatcccatttgttctgattctgttgCTCAATGTTTTCACTGTCAgatacattttagtggccagcagagcccgcaggagactccggggtcacagcagtggggagagtcccagagacccagagatggagagccgaaggaaatccataattttactgtTTGTGATATCAGGGAACTTTATACTGTTCTgggcactgtttatggtgtattcTATATGGTACCGGATGTGGGTGTTGGGGTTTTATTCTGTAATTCTACCCAGGTTTCTACtagaactgggattcatgctccagctcatGAGTTGCTGCACAAGCACTTgtatttggagggggagggcgaacagccagctgtcgtggtgcacatag